From Actinopolymorpha cephalotaxi, one genomic window encodes:
- a CDS encoding DNA-directed RNA polymerase subunit beta': MLDVNFFDELRIGLATVDDIRQWSHGEVKKPETINYRTLKPEKDGLFCEKIFGPTRDWECYCGKYKRVRFKGIICERCGVEVTRTKVRRERMGHIELAAPVTHIWYFKGVPSRLGYLLDLAPKDLEKVIYFAAYMITRVDDEARSRDLPSLEARIDVERKQIEQRRDNDVETRMKKLEEDLAQLEAEGAKADARRKVKESAEREIRQTRDRNQRELDRLEEVWTRFKNLKVQDLEGDEILYREMRSRFGKYFSGNMGAAAIKERLESFDLQAEAVNLREIIRSGKGQKKTRALKRLKVVSAFLTTNNNPLGMVLDCVPVIPPDLRPMVQLDGGRFATSDLNDLYRRVINRNNRLKRLLDLGAPEIIVNNEKRMLQEAVDALFDNGRRGRPVTGPGNRPLKSLSDMLKGKQGRFRQNLLGKRVDYSGRSVIVVGPQLKLHQCGLPKGMAIELFKPFVMKRLVDLNHAQNIKSAKRMVERARPVVWDVLEEVIAEHPVLLNRAPTLHRLGIQAFEPQLIEGKAIQIHPLVCSAFNADFDGDQMAVHLPLSAEAQAEARILMLSTNNILKPADGRPVTMPTQDMIIGIFFLTMARDNMPGEGRAFGSVAEALMAFERGEIQIQSRIKIRLKDIVPPPSATLPEGWEPGQPIILDTTLGLALFNEVLPADYAYVDYEVGKKQLGVIVNDLAERYSKVDVAACLDGLKDVGFRWATRSGVTISIGDVITPARKPEILAGYEEKDARVQKQFERGLITDDERRQELIEIWTQATNEVHREMEEGFDKINPIYMMVHSGARGNMMQVRQIAAMRGLVANPKGEIIPRPIKSNYREGLSVVEFFIATHGARKGLADTALRTADSGYLTRRLVDVSQDVIVREDDCGSERGLIKKIATRQPDGTLRKEENVETSVYARVLAEEATGADGQVAAPAGTVLGDQVIERLVQAGVEQLRVRSVLTCDSRVGACAACYGRSLASGKLVDIGEAVGIIAAQSIGEPGTQLTMRTFHTGGVAGEDITHGLPRVVELFEARQPKGKAPISEASGRVRIEDSEKSRKIVVIPDDGSEETAYPVSKRSRLLVEEGTHVEVGQQLTHGTPDPQDVLRVLGMRAVQQHLVDEVQEVYRSQGVAIHDKHIETIVRQMLRRVTVIESGDSDLLPGELAERMRFEEENRRVVAEGGTPASGRPVLMGITKASLATDSWLSAASFQETTKVLTEAAINGKSDSLRGLKENVIIGKLIPAGTGMDRYRNIRVEPTEEAKAAMYSMVGYEGYDADYSFGAGSGEAVRLEDFDFGGYTS, encoded by the coding sequence GTGCTCGACGTCAACTTCTTCGACGAGCTTCGAATCGGCCTTGCGACGGTCGACGACATCCGGCAGTGGTCACACGGAGAGGTGAAGAAGCCGGAGACCATCAACTACCGCACGCTCAAGCCCGAGAAGGACGGCCTCTTCTGCGAGAAGATCTTCGGGCCGACCCGCGACTGGGAGTGCTACTGCGGTAAGTACAAGCGTGTCCGCTTCAAGGGCATCATCTGCGAGCGCTGCGGCGTCGAGGTCACCCGCACCAAGGTGCGCCGTGAGCGGATGGGCCACATCGAGCTGGCCGCGCCGGTCACCCACATCTGGTACTTCAAGGGCGTGCCGAGCCGCCTCGGCTACCTGCTCGACCTTGCCCCGAAGGACCTCGAGAAGGTCATCTACTTCGCGGCGTACATGATCACCCGGGTCGACGACGAGGCCCGGTCCCGCGACCTGCCCTCGCTGGAGGCGCGGATCGACGTCGAGCGCAAGCAGATCGAGCAGCGCCGCGACAACGACGTCGAGACCCGGATGAAGAAGCTGGAAGAGGACCTCGCCCAGCTCGAGGCCGAGGGCGCCAAGGCCGACGCGCGCCGCAAGGTCAAGGAGTCCGCCGAGCGTGAGATCCGGCAGACCCGCGACCGGAACCAGCGTGAGCTGGACCGGCTCGAGGAGGTCTGGACCCGGTTCAAGAACCTCAAGGTCCAAGACCTCGAGGGCGACGAGATCCTCTACCGCGAGATGCGGTCCCGGTTCGGCAAGTACTTCTCCGGCAACATGGGCGCCGCCGCGATCAAGGAACGTCTGGAGTCGTTCGACCTCCAGGCCGAGGCGGTCAACCTGCGGGAGATCATCCGCAGCGGAAAGGGACAGAAGAAGACCCGGGCGCTCAAGCGCCTCAAGGTCGTCTCGGCGTTCCTGACCACCAACAACAACCCGCTGGGCATGGTGCTCGACTGCGTCCCGGTCATCCCGCCGGACCTGCGCCCGATGGTGCAGCTCGACGGTGGCCGCTTCGCGACGAGCGACCTGAACGACCTCTACCGCCGGGTGATCAACCGGAACAACCGCCTCAAGCGGCTGCTCGACCTCGGCGCGCCCGAGATCATCGTCAACAACGAGAAGCGGATGCTGCAGGAGGCTGTCGACGCGCTGTTCGACAACGGCCGCCGCGGCCGTCCGGTCACCGGACCGGGCAACCGTCCGCTGAAGTCGCTGTCCGACATGCTCAAGGGCAAGCAGGGCCGGTTCCGCCAGAACCTCCTCGGCAAGCGCGTCGACTACTCCGGCCGTTCGGTCATCGTGGTCGGCCCGCAGCTGAAGCTGCACCAGTGCGGCCTGCCGAAGGGCATGGCGATCGAGCTCTTCAAGCCGTTCGTGATGAAGCGGCTGGTCGATCTCAACCACGCCCAGAACATCAAGAGCGCCAAGCGGATGGTCGAGCGTGCCCGCCCCGTGGTGTGGGACGTGCTCGAGGAGGTCATCGCAGAGCACCCGGTGCTGCTCAACCGGGCGCCGACGTTGCACCGGCTCGGCATCCAGGCGTTCGAGCCGCAGCTGATCGAGGGCAAGGCCATCCAGATCCACCCGCTCGTGTGTTCGGCGTTCAACGCCGACTTCGACGGTGACCAGATGGCGGTGCACCTGCCGCTGTCGGCCGAGGCGCAGGCCGAGGCCCGGATCCTGATGCTCTCGACCAACAACATCCTCAAGCCGGCCGACGGCCGGCCGGTGACGATGCCGACGCAGGACATGATCATCGGCATCTTCTTCCTCACCATGGCACGGGACAACATGCCCGGTGAGGGACGCGCGTTCGGTTCGGTGGCCGAGGCGCTGATGGCGTTCGAGCGGGGCGAGATCCAGATCCAGAGCAGGATCAAGATCCGGCTCAAGGACATCGTTCCGCCGCCCAGTGCCACCCTGCCCGAGGGCTGGGAGCCTGGTCAGCCGATCATCCTCGACACCACGCTCGGCCTGGCGCTGTTCAACGAGGTGCTGCCCGCCGACTACGCCTACGTCGACTACGAGGTCGGCAAGAAGCAGCTCGGCGTGATCGTCAACGACCTCGCGGAGCGCTACTCCAAGGTCGACGTGGCGGCGTGCCTGGACGGCCTGAAGGACGTCGGGTTCCGCTGGGCGACCCGTTCCGGCGTGACGATCTCCATCGGGGACGTCATCACGCCGGCGCGCAAGCCGGAGATCCTCGCGGGCTACGAGGAGAAGGACGCCCGGGTCCAGAAGCAGTTCGAGCGTGGCCTGATCACCGACGACGAGCGTCGCCAGGAGCTCATCGAGATCTGGACGCAGGCCACCAACGAGGTGCACCGCGAGATGGAGGAGGGGTTCGACAAGATCAACCCCATCTACATGATGGTGCACTCCGGTGCCCGCGGAAACATGATGCAGGTACGCCAGATCGCCGCGATGCGTGGCCTGGTGGCCAACCCCAAGGGTGAGATCATCCCGCGCCCGATCAAGTCCAACTACCGTGAAGGCCTGTCCGTGGTGGAGTTCTTCATCGCCACGCACGGCGCCCGCAAGGGTCTTGCCGACACGGCGCTGCGGACGGCGGACTCGGGTTACCTCACCCGGCGGCTGGTCGACGTGAGCCAGGACGTGATCGTCCGCGAGGACGACTGCGGCAGCGAGCGCGGCCTGATCAAGAAGATCGCCACCCGCCAGCCCGACGGGACCCTCCGCAAGGAGGAGAACGTCGAGACCTCGGTCTACGCGCGGGTGCTGGCCGAGGAGGCGACCGGTGCCGACGGCCAGGTCGCGGCTCCGGCCGGTACCGTCCTGGGCGACCAGGTGATCGAGCGGCTGGTCCAGGCCGGTGTCGAGCAGCTGCGGGTGCGCAGCGTCCTCACCTGCGACTCGCGGGTCGGCGCCTGTGCCGCCTGCTACGGCAGGTCGCTGGCCAGCGGCAAGCTCGTCGACATCGGCGAGGCGGTCGGCATCATCGCCGCCCAGTCGATCGGTGAGCCGGGTACCCAGCTGACCATGCGTACTTTCCACACCGGCGGTGTCGCGGGTGAGGACATCACGCACGGTCTGCCGCGTGTGGTCGAGCTGTTCGAGGCGCGCCAGCCCAAGGGGAAGGCGCCCATCTCGGAGGCCTCCGGCCGGGTCCGGATCGAGGACTCCGAGAAGAGCCGCAAGATCGTGGTCATCCCCGACGACGGCAGCGAGGAGACGGCCTACCCCGTCTCCAAGCGGTCCCGCCTGCTCGTCGAGGAAGGCACCCACGTCGAGGTGGGCCAGCAGCTCACGCACGGTACGCCCGACCCGCAGGACGTGCTCCGCGTCCTGGGTATGCGCGCCGTCCAGCAGCACCTCGTGGACGAGGTCCAGGAGGTCTACCGCTCGCAGGGTGTGGCAATCCACGACAAGCACATCGAGACGATCGTCCGGCAGATGCTGCGGCGGGTCACCGTGATCGAGTCGGGCGACTCCGACCTCCTTCCCGGCGAGCTGGCCGAGCGGATGCGGTTCGAAGAGGAGAACCGTCGCGTCGTCGCCGAAGGCGGCACGCCGGCCTCCGGTCGTCCGGTGCTCATGGGCATCACCAAGGCGTCGCTGGCGACCGACTCGTGGCTGTCGGCCGCGTCCTTCCAGGAGACCACCAAGGTCCTCACGGAGGCCGCGATCAACGGCAAGAGCGACTCGCTGCGGGGTCTGAAGGAGAACGTCATCATCGGAAAGCTCATCCCGGCTGGTACCGGCATGGACCGTTACCGCAACATCCGGGTCGAGCCGACCGAGGAGGCGAAGGCCGCGATGTACTCCATGGTGGGCTACGAGGGCTACGACGCCGACTACTCGTTCGGCGCGGGCTCCGGCGAGGCTGTCCGCCTGGAGGACTTCGACTTCGGCGGCTACACCAGCTGA
- the rpoB gene encoding DNA-directed RNA polymerase subunit beta has translation MAASRSTASTTSARTSTSDRVAAPHRVSFAKIKEPAEVPDLLALQVESFDTLVGNERWQARSEKALSEGRHDVPDRSGLEEIFEEISPIEDFSGTMSLSFRDHRFEPPKNSVDECKDRDFTYAAPLFVTAEFMNNETGEIKSQTVFMGDFPLMTDKGTFVINGTERVVVSQLVRSPGVYFERSLDKTSDKDVFTAKMIPSRGAWLEFEVDKRDTVGVRLDRKRKQNVTVLLKALGWTDAQILEEFGDYESMRLTLEKDHTSGQDDALLDIYRKLRPGEPPTREAAQALLENYYFNPKRYDLAKVGRHKINKKLGLTLPHDQSVLTIDDIVAAIRYLVALHEGRTELDAPQGQIVVEDDDIDHFGNRRVRTVGELIQNQLRTGLARMERVVRERMTTQDVEAITPQTLINIRPVVAALKEFFGTSQSSQFMDQTNPVAGLTHKRRFSALGPGGLSRDRAGMEVRDVHHSHYGRMCPVETPEGPNIGLIGSLATYGRVNPFGFVETPYRKVADGRVTDEVEYLTADEEDRYVIAQANAVLNDDGSFAEDRVLVRKRHGEVDAIARDEVQYMDVSPRQMVSVATAMIPFLEHDDANRALMGSNMQRQAVPLIRSESPLVGTGMEYRAAVDAGDVVTTEKAGVVREACADFVEVACDDGTYQTYRLAKFRRSNAGTNINQRPLVSEGDRVEVGSVIADGPCTDNAEMALGRNLLVAFMSWQGHNYEDAIILSQRIVQEDVLTSIHIDRHEVDARDTKLGPEEITRDIPNVSEEMLADLDERGIIRIGAEVVPGDIIVGKVTPKGETELTPEERLLRAIFGEKAREVRDTSLKVPHGESGTVIGVRVFDREEGDELPPGVNQLVRVDVAQKRKVQDGDKLAGRHGNKGVIAKILPVEDMPFLEDGTPVDIILNPLGVPGRMNVGQVLETHLGWVAKAGWKVDGDDEEWKTRLSGIGAGEADPGTNVATPVFDGAREEEITGLLASTFPNRDGVRMVGADGKAPLLDGRSGEPFPEPVAVGYIYMLKLNHLVDDKIHSRSTGPYSMITQQPLGGKAQFGGQRFGEMEVWALEAYGAAFALQELLTIKSDDVTGRVKVYEAVVKGENIPEPGIPESFKVLVKEMQALCLNVEVLSSDGMAVEMRDSEEDVFRAAEELGIDLTRQEPSSVEEV, from the coding sequence TTGGCCGCTTCGCGTTCCACTGCGTCCACCACGTCCGCCCGCACGTCCACCTCCGATCGCGTCGCCGCGCCACATCGCGTCTCGTTCGCCAAGATCAAGGAGCCTGCCGAGGTTCCCGACCTGCTCGCGTTGCAGGTCGAGAGCTTCGACACCCTGGTCGGCAACGAGCGGTGGCAGGCCCGCTCGGAGAAGGCCCTTTCAGAGGGCCGTCACGACGTTCCCGACCGTTCCGGTCTGGAGGAGATCTTCGAGGAGATCTCTCCGATCGAGGACTTCTCGGGAACGATGTCCCTCTCGTTCCGTGATCACCGGTTCGAGCCGCCGAAGAACTCCGTCGACGAGTGCAAGGACCGCGACTTCACCTACGCGGCCCCGCTGTTCGTCACCGCGGAGTTCATGAACAACGAGACCGGCGAGATCAAGTCCCAGACGGTCTTCATGGGCGACTTCCCGCTCATGACCGACAAGGGAACGTTCGTGATCAACGGCACCGAGCGTGTCGTGGTCAGCCAGCTCGTGCGTTCGCCCGGTGTCTACTTCGAGCGCTCGCTCGACAAGACCAGCGACAAGGACGTCTTCACAGCCAAGATGATCCCCTCGCGGGGCGCCTGGCTGGAGTTCGAGGTCGACAAGCGGGACACCGTTGGTGTCCGGCTCGACCGTAAGCGCAAGCAGAACGTCACCGTCCTCCTCAAGGCGCTCGGCTGGACCGACGCGCAGATCCTGGAGGAGTTCGGCGACTACGAGTCGATGCGTCTCACGCTGGAGAAGGATCACACCTCCGGCCAGGACGACGCGCTGCTCGACATCTACCGCAAGTTGCGTCCCGGCGAGCCCCCCACGCGGGAGGCGGCGCAGGCGCTGCTGGAGAACTACTACTTCAACCCGAAGCGGTACGACCTCGCCAAGGTCGGCCGGCACAAGATCAACAAGAAGCTCGGGTTGACGCTGCCGCACGACCAGTCGGTGCTCACCATCGACGACATCGTGGCCGCGATCCGCTACCTTGTCGCGCTGCACGAGGGACGGACCGAGCTCGACGCGCCGCAGGGTCAGATCGTCGTCGAGGACGACGACATCGACCACTTCGGCAACCGCCGGGTGCGCACGGTCGGCGAGCTGATCCAGAACCAGCTCCGCACCGGCCTGGCCCGGATGGAGCGGGTGGTTCGCGAGCGGATGACGACCCAGGACGTCGAGGCGATCACGCCGCAGACCCTGATCAACATCCGTCCCGTGGTGGCGGCGCTGAAGGAGTTCTTCGGCACGTCCCAGTCCAGCCAGTTCATGGACCAGACCAACCCGGTCGCCGGGCTGACGCACAAGCGTCGCTTCTCGGCGCTGGGCCCCGGTGGTCTGTCCCGTGACCGGGCCGGCATGGAGGTCCGTGACGTCCACCACTCCCACTACGGCCGGATGTGCCCGGTGGAGACGCCGGAAGGGCCCAACATCGGCCTGATCGGTTCGCTCGCCACCTACGGCCGGGTCAACCCGTTCGGGTTCGTGGAGACGCCCTACCGCAAGGTCGCCGACGGCCGGGTCACCGACGAGGTGGAGTACCTCACCGCCGACGAGGAGGACCGCTACGTCATCGCCCAGGCCAACGCGGTGCTGAACGACGACGGAAGCTTCGCCGAGGACCGCGTGCTGGTCCGCAAGCGGCACGGTGAGGTCGACGCGATCGCCCGCGACGAGGTCCAGTACATGGACGTCTCGCCCCGGCAGATGGTGTCGGTCGCCACGGCGATGATCCCGTTCCTCGAGCACGACGACGCCAACCGCGCGCTGATGGGTTCCAACATGCAGCGCCAGGCGGTCCCGCTGATCCGTTCGGAGTCGCCGCTCGTCGGCACCGGAATGGAATACCGCGCCGCCGTCGACGCCGGTGACGTCGTGACCACCGAGAAGGCCGGTGTGGTCCGCGAGGCCTGCGCCGACTTCGTGGAGGTCGCGTGCGACGACGGTACGTACCAGACGTACCGGCTGGCGAAGTTCCGCCGGTCCAACGCGGGCACCAACATCAACCAGCGTCCGCTCGTCTCCGAGGGAGACCGGGTGGAGGTCGGTTCGGTGATCGCCGACGGACCGTGCACCGACAACGCCGAGATGGCGCTCGGTCGCAACCTTCTGGTCGCGTTCATGTCGTGGCAGGGCCACAACTACGAGGACGCGATCATCCTGTCCCAGCGGATCGTCCAGGAAGACGTCCTCACCTCGATCCACATCGATCGGCACGAGGTCGACGCCCGCGACACCAAGCTGGGGCCGGAGGAGATCACCCGGGACATCCCGAACGTCTCCGAGGAGATGCTGGCCGACCTCGACGAGCGGGGCATCATCCGGATCGGCGCCGAGGTCGTCCCCGGCGACATCATCGTCGGCAAGGTCACGCCCAAGGGCGAGACCGAGCTGACGCCGGAGGAGCGGTTGCTCCGGGCGATCTTCGGTGAGAAGGCCCGCGAGGTCCGCGACACGTCGCTGAAGGTTCCGCACGGCGAGAGCGGCACGGTCATCGGTGTCCGCGTCTTCGACCGCGAGGAAGGCGACGAGCTGCCGCCGGGCGTCAACCAGCTGGTCCGGGTCGACGTTGCCCAGAAGCGCAAGGTGCAGGATGGCGACAAGCTCGCCGGCCGGCATGGCAACAAGGGTGTGATCGCCAAGATCCTGCCCGTCGAGGACATGCCGTTCCTCGAGGACGGGACCCCCGTCGACATCATCCTGAACCCGCTCGGCGTGCCGGGCCGGATGAACGTCGGCCAGGTCCTCGAGACCCACCTCGGGTGGGTCGCGAAGGCCGGCTGGAAGGTCGACGGCGACGACGAGGAGTGGAAGACCCGGCTGTCCGGAATCGGTGCCGGCGAGGCGGATCCGGGCACCAACGTCGCGACTCCGGTCTTCGACGGTGCCCGCGAGGAGGAGATCACCGGCCTGCTCGCCTCGACGTTCCCCAACCGGGACGGCGTCCGGATGGTCGGCGCGGACGGCAAGGCGCCGTTGCTCGACGGCCGCAGCGGCGAGCCGTTCCCCGAGCCGGTGGCGGTCGGCTACATCTACATGCTGAAGCTCAACCACCTGGTCGACGACAAGATCCACTCGCGGTCGACCGGCCCCTACTCCATGATCACCCAGCAGCCGCTGGGTGGTAAGGCGCAGTTCGGTGGTCAGCGCTTCGGTGAGATGGAGGTCTGGGCCCTGGAGGCCTACGGCGCGGCGTTCGCGCTGCAGGAGCTCCTCACCATCAAGTCCGACGACGTGACAGGCCGGGTCAAGGTCTACGAAGCAGTCGTCAAGGGCGAGAACATCCCTGAACCGGGTATCCCGGAGTCGTTCAAGGTGCTCGTCAAGGAAATGCAGGCGCTCTGCCTCAACGTCGAAGTGCTCTCCAGCGACGGCATGGCCGTGGAGATGCGCGACAGCGAGGAAGACGTCTTCCGCGCCGCGGAGGAACTCGGAATCGACCTGACCCGGCAGGAGCCGAGCAGCGTCGAGGAAGTCTGA
- a CDS encoding MCE family protein, with amino-acid sequence MITRTVRIQLVVFLALTLVGTAVAGIRYAGLGRSLLGGTYVVHADFGDAGGIFTGAEVTYRGVAVGRVDRLRPTRSGVDVALTLDAGTRVPADTLAVVANRSAIGEQYVDLQPRRRGEPYLREGTRIARADTRTPLPTTTLLLDLDRLASSVPKKDLVTVLDELGTAFAGTGPDLGRLVDAGNALVETADANLAQTVDLIDRGGTVLDTQRDSGSAIRSFAGDLADLSDTLVEADPDVREVLASGVLTAEQVQGLVDENAGDVPVLLANLASTGQLVRVRLRGIQQALILYPYVVRGGYTVVARDPGTDHYTAHFGLQLATSPGSCRKGYQGTRRRSPQELGPTPVNTDARCTDPTTTERGAQNAPGASGGGPQAPRAPQPGGPQSGAGQSLAGQSGAGQSGSGRSGVRPAAYDPSTGVVRLPGGEPARIGSLGGEQRAFGKESWKWLLIGPMTR; translated from the coding sequence GTGATCACCCGCACCGTCCGGATCCAGCTGGTGGTGTTCCTGGCGCTGACGCTGGTGGGCACTGCCGTAGCCGGCATCAGGTACGCCGGGCTCGGCCGGTCGCTGCTCGGCGGGACGTACGTCGTGCATGCCGACTTCGGCGACGCCGGCGGGATCTTCACCGGGGCGGAGGTCACCTACCGCGGCGTCGCCGTCGGCCGGGTCGACCGGCTGCGCCCCACCAGGTCCGGTGTCGACGTGGCGCTCACCCTCGACGCCGGCACCCGCGTACCCGCCGACACCCTCGCCGTGGTCGCCAACCGCTCGGCGATCGGCGAGCAGTACGTCGACCTGCAGCCCCGGCGGCGTGGGGAACCGTACCTGCGCGAGGGCACCCGAATAGCCCGCGCCGACACCCGCACGCCGCTGCCCACGACGACGTTGCTGCTCGACCTGGACCGGCTCGCGTCGTCGGTGCCGAAGAAGGATCTGGTCACGGTCCTGGACGAGCTCGGGACCGCGTTCGCCGGCACCGGCCCGGATCTCGGCCGGCTGGTCGACGCCGGCAACGCCCTGGTCGAGACCGCCGACGCCAACCTCGCCCAGACCGTCGACCTGATCGACCGCGGCGGAACCGTCCTCGACACCCAGCGGGACTCCGGCAGCGCGATCCGGAGCTTCGCCGGCGACCTCGCCGACCTGTCCGACACCCTGGTCGAGGCGGACCCGGACGTGCGGGAGGTGCTCGCCTCCGGCGTCCTGACCGCCGAGCAGGTGCAGGGGCTGGTGGACGAGAACGCCGGCGACGTGCCCGTACTCCTCGCCAACCTCGCGAGCACCGGGCAACTCGTCCGGGTCCGGCTGCGGGGGATCCAGCAGGCACTGATCCTCTACCCGTATGTCGTCCGCGGCGGCTACACCGTCGTCGCCCGCGACCCCGGCACGGACCACTACACCGCGCACTTCGGGCTCCAGCTCGCGACGTCGCCCGGGTCCTGCCGCAAGGGCTACCAGGGGACGAGGCGGCGAAGCCCGCAGGAGCTGGGGCCGACACCGGTGAACACCGACGCGCGGTGCACCGACCCCACGACCACCGAGCGCGGTGCCCAGAACGCTCCGGGAGCGAGCGGAGGTGGGCCGCAGGCTCCGCGGGCTCCGCAGCCGGGAGGACCGCAGTCAGGTGCCGGGCAGTCATTGGCCGGGCAGTCAGGTGCCGGGCAGTCAGGGTCCGGGCGGTCGGGGGTACGCCCGGCGGCGTACGACCCGTCGACCGGAGTGGTCCGGCTCCCAGGGGGAGAGCCGGCCCGGATCGGCTCACTCGGGGGAGAGCAACGTGCCTTCGGAAAGGAGTCGTGGAAGTGGCTGTTGATCGGACCGATGACGCGATGA